One genomic window of Solanum stenotomum isolate F172 chromosome 9, ASM1918654v1, whole genome shotgun sequence includes the following:
- the LOC125877136 gene encoding hydroxyproline O-galactosyltransferase GALT3 translates to MSSINLPTHSLKYSLFNFFSSQIFALHVTMKTYKPNSQRFIISSFFFIIFLCIIASINQIRFDSFLKFSRCAFSQTNITHSSTKNILDINSSTLSTNNDEIRILIGILTLPDQYQKRHFLRLIYGTQSPIIGAKIDIKFVFCNLTKEDQKVLVALEIMRYDDIIILNCQENMNKGKTYTYFSSLPEMFYDQLYYPPYHYVMKTDDDSYIRLENFVQSLRPLPREDLYYGYVIPCPSMDPFVHYMSGMGYLVSWDIVEWIKQSDIPKTHLEGPEDKVFGEWLRDGHRARHRYNAKWSMYNYPEPPTRCTHELWPDTIAVHLLKNQEKWIHTLNYFNVTRGLKPSKLYHIP, encoded by the coding sequence ATGTCTTCCATTAATCTCCCAActcattctctcaaatattCCCTCTTCAACTTCTTTTCTTCACAAATTTTTGCTTTACATGTTACCATGAAAACATACAAACCAAATAGCCAACGTTTCATCATTTcctcatttttcttcattattttcctTTGTATTATTGCTTCAATCAACCAAATTCGATTCGATAGCTTTTTAAAGTTCAGTAGATGTGCTTTTTCTCAAACAAATATTACTCATTCTTCTACAAAAAACATTCTTGATATAAATTCATCTACATTGTCAACCAATAACGACGAAATCCGAATTCTCATAGGAATCTTAACACTTCCCGATCAATACCAAAAGAGACACTTCTTACGTCTAATCTATGGTACACAATCTCCAATAATAGGTGCAAAAATTGacataaagtttgttttttGCAACTTAACAAAAGAAGATCAAAAAGTATTAGTAGCACTTGAAATAATGCGTTACGACGATATTATCATCCTCAATTGTCAAGAAAATATGAACAAAGGTAAGacatatacatatttttcaAGCTTACCAGAAATGTTTTATGACCAACTTTATTATCCACCTTATCATTACGTGATGAAAACGGATGATGATTCGTATATACGTCTTGAAAATTTTGTACAATCTTTAAGGCCATTACCTAGGGAAGATTTGTACTATGGTTATGTTATACCATGTCCTAGTATGGACCCTTTTGTACATTACATGTCAGGAATGGGTTATTTAGTGAGTTGGGATATAGTTGAATGGATAAAACAATCTGATATTCCAAAAACTCATTTAGAAGGACCAGAAGATAAGGTATTTGGAGAGTGGTTACGAGATGGACATCGAGCTAGACATAGGTACAATGCTAAATGGTCAATGTACAATTATCCTGAGCCGCCTACGCGATGCACGCATGAACTATGGCCAGACACCATTGCAGTTCATCTTCTAAAGAATCAAGAGAAGTGGATTCATACACTCAATTATTTCAATGTTACTAGGGGACTTAAACCATCTAAGTTGTATCATATACCTTAG